From Curtobacterium sp. MCBA15_012:
CGCAGCGCCTCGCGGCGCACGCGGTCCCGGACCCGTTCCGCGACCAGGCGCGGCCCGCCCTGCCGCAGCAGCCGTGCGAAGGTCCGCACTTCGTCCAGACGGGTGCGTGCCGGCAGCGGCGGCGGGTCCTCGACCATGTTCCAGATCGGCACCTGGCTGCGCTCGGGCGCGTCCATGAAGTCGAGCAGCGGGCCGAGCACGCGCTCCCAGGTCATCGCGGTCGCGAGGTCGCGGGACGCAGCCGCCCACGCCTCGCGGGCCGGTGCGTCGCGGGCAGCCCGGACGATCGCCGCGGCCAGGGCGTCCACGTCGCCGACCGGCACGGTGATCCCGTTGCCGTGCTGCTCGACGAGGTCGGCGAACACGTCGCCCTCGCTCGTGATGATCGGCAGGCCGGCCCACAGGTAGTCGAGGTTGCGGGTGCGGAAGCTGAAGCGGGTCTCGAGCCCCGCGGGGTGTGTGGTGACCCCCACGTCGGCCTCGGCGAGGTAGCCGGCGCGCTCGTCGTAGGGCACCCACTCCTCGTTGAACACCACGTGCGTCCCGAGGATCCCGAGCTCGCGGGCCAGGCTGACCGCCTGGTCCGGGACCGCGTGTCCGTCGAGCCAGGCGTTCGGGTGCACCTTCGCCATGAAGAACAGCCGCAGCTCGGGGACCTCGTGCCGTGCGACGTCGACCGCGCGGATGAGGGTCAGCGGGTCGAACCAGTCGTAGATGCCGCCGCCCCAGACGAGGACGAAGTCGTCGGTGCCGATCCCGTCGACGAC
This genomic window contains:
- a CDS encoding glycosyltransferase, giving the protein MTTTRVPARARVLLIVGEPISERLAGPAIRAWEIARALTARNHHVTIASSRSVSREGEGFRVVEFRGDNAEALVDESDVVVFQGGFYASMPWLAVRPQIQVMDLYDPFHLEFLGRQHGFDRDEETRVVSELTKELNAQLSRADLVLCANDRQRDLWIGQLAALGRVRPVNGRAGAAAGDGSGSIDDLVRIAPFGVTDQPFEPTTGVLRGVVDGIGTDDFVLVWGGGIYDWFDPLTLIRAVDVARHEVPELRLFFMAKVHPNAWLDGHAVPDQAVSLARELGILGTHVVFNEEWVPYDERAGYLAEADVGVTTHPAGLETRFSFRTRNLDYLWAGLPIITSEGDVFADLVEQHGNGITVPVGDVDALAAAIVRAARDAPAREAWAAASRDLATAMTWERVLGPLLDFMDAPERSQVPIWNMVEDPPPLPARTRLDEVRTFARLLRQGGPRLVAERVRDRVRREALRLSSKR